A window of the Solidesulfovibrio fructosivorans JJ] genome harbors these coding sequences:
- a CDS encoding MotA/TolQ/ExbB proton channel family protein: MDSTLLQALSQATGVAKAVLALLVVMSVVSWTVIYWKWRSLTVAKRGVSRLTGQILEADSLAEAAAAIDALAGPSIRSMASLGFKEFTKLSLSGDAEKLVSDNVRRILHHGIAEEMRGLSRALPLLAIAANAAPFIGLFGTVWGIMHSFHAIGQMQSASLATVAPGISEALIATAVGLAVAIPASVAYNMFLGMIESLESQYISFAGLLLNRLRHDACTYPQGMELAAPRTQVCS, from the coding sequence ATGGATAGTACTCTGCTGCAGGCTCTTTCCCAAGCCACAGGGGTGGCCAAGGCCGTGCTGGCGCTGCTGGTTGTGATGTCGGTCGTCAGTTGGACCGTCATCTACTGGAAGTGGCGAAGCCTCACCGTGGCCAAACGGGGCGTATCGCGTCTGACCGGACAGATCCTTGAGGCGGATTCCCTGGCCGAGGCGGCGGCGGCCATCGACGCCCTAGCCGGGCCCTCGATCAGAAGCATGGCTTCGTTGGGATTTAAGGAGTTTACAAAGCTTTCCCTGTCCGGGGACGCCGAAAAGCTCGTCTCCGACAATGTCCGCCGCATCCTGCACCACGGCATTGCCGAGGAGATGCGCGGATTATCCCGGGCCCTGCCCTTGTTGGCCATCGCGGCCAACGCGGCGCCCTTCATCGGCCTGTTCGGCACGGTCTGGGGCATCATGCATTCCTTCCACGCCATCGGGCAGATGCAGTCCGCCTCTCTGGCCACGGTCGCGCCGGGAATCTCCGAGGCGCTCATCGCCACTGCCGTGGGTCTCGCCGTGGCCATCCCGGCCAGCGTCGCCTACAATATGTTTTTGGGCATGATCGAATCGCTGGAAAGCCAGTACATCAGTTTTGCCGGCCTGCTGCTCAACCGGCTGCGCCACGACGCCTGCACGTACCCGCAGGGCATGGAACTCGCCGCTCCTCGCACGCAGGTGTGTTCATGA
- a CDS encoding ExbD/TolR family protein, whose translation MSAGGRGRRYSSDINVTPFVDVMLVLLIIFMVTAPMMTEGLDVDLPRTKTVEALPADDDHLVVGVDPKGAIFLDEQSVSLEDLTDRLRNWAALGQKAVFLRADRGVSYGRIVDIMGRIREAGIDHFGVVAERPEEGAR comes from the coding sequence ATGAGCGCCGGCGGCAGGGGGAGACGCTACTCTTCCGACATCAATGTCACGCCGTTCGTCGATGTCATGCTGGTCCTGCTCATCATCTTCATGGTCACGGCCCCGATGATGACCGAGGGACTGGATGTCGACCTGCCGCGGACCAAGACCGTGGAGGCCTTGCCCGCCGATGATGATCACCTCGTTGTCGGGGTCGACCCGAAGGGTGCGATTTTTCTCGACGAGCAGAGCGTCTCCCTGGAGGATTTAACGGACAGGCTGCGCAATTGGGCCGCCTTGGGGCAAAAGGCCGTTTTTTTGCGCGCCGACAGGGGGGTATCCTATGGGCGTATCGTCGACATCATGGGCCGCATCCGCGAAGCCGGCATCGACCATTTCGGCGTGGTGGCCGAACGGCCGGAAGAAGGGGCGCGGTAA
- a CDS encoding energy transducer TonB, translated as MGKTAGPSHMIGGMGVYDAAVVDIPPKIINRELPQYPPSARRLRLEGTVLVSMIIDSQGKPTHCTIRKAEPKGVFEESALAAAHSYRFVPGKVGGQSVATLVLVPFHFKMAN; from the coding sequence ATGGGCAAGACCGCCGGGCCTTCCCATATGATTGGAGGAATGGGGGTCTACGACGCCGCGGTCGTGGATATCCCGCCCAAAATCATCAATCGGGAATTGCCGCAATATCCTCCGAGCGCTAGGCGATTGCGCTTGGAAGGGACCGTCCTCGTGAGCATGATCATCGACAGCCAGGGGAAACCGACCCATTGCACTATCCGGAAAGCGGAGCCGAAAGGTGTTTTCGAGGAGTCGGCCCTCGCCGCTGCGCACAGCTACCGGTTCGTTCCGGGCAAGGTCGGCGGTCAAAGTGTCGCCACTCTTGTTCTTGTGCCTTTTCATTTCAAGATGGCAAATTGA
- a CDS encoding response regulator → MQNNNGRQTVLVVDDSPDNIDVLAGILASAYNVKATKSGAKAIDLAIRFKPDIILLDIMMPDMDGYEVCARLKEDFRARGIPVIFITAMENENDEARGLALGAVDYIRKPVSPSIVLARVKTHLALYDQNRALELMVRERTAELQDSRLEIIRMLGRAAEFRDSCTARHVIRMSYYCEVLARAAGLSDVEANLILQATPMHDVGKIGIPDTILLKPARLTPEERECMKKHAAFGAKILGRHDTPLLRLAREVALSHHEKWDGSGYPRGLAGEDIPLAGRIVAIADVFDALTSRRPYKAPWPEQEAVAYLREQSGKHFDPALVAAFLDHLDEILAFMRMYTDTN, encoded by the coding sequence ATGCAAAACAATAACGGCAGACAGACTGTCCTTGTTGTCGACGATTCGCCGGATAACATAGATGTTCTGGCGGGGATACTGGCAAGCGCCTACAACGTCAAAGCGACCAAGAGCGGCGCCAAGGCCATCGACCTTGCCATCCGCTTCAAGCCGGACATCATCCTTCTCGACATCATGATGCCGGATATGGACGGTTACGAAGTCTGTGCGCGGCTCAAAGAGGATTTTCGGGCGCGCGGCATTCCCGTCATCTTCATCACGGCCATGGAAAACGAGAACGACGAAGCCCGGGGACTCGCCCTCGGCGCCGTGGATTACATCAGGAAACCGGTCAGTCCCTCCATCGTCCTGGCCAGGGTGAAAACCCATCTCGCGTTGTACGACCAGAACAGGGCGCTTGAACTCATGGTGCGGGAGCGCACGGCCGAGCTGCAAGACAGCCGGCTCGAAATCATACGGATGCTCGGCAGGGCCGCCGAGTTCAGGGACAGCTGCACAGCCAGACACGTCATCCGCATGAGCTATTATTGCGAGGTCCTCGCGCGGGCCGCCGGCCTCAGCGACGTGGAGGCGAACCTCATCCTGCAAGCCACGCCCATGCACGACGTGGGCAAGATCGGCATCCCCGACACCATTTTGCTCAAACCGGCCAGGCTCACACCCGAGGAACGCGAATGCATGAAGAAACATGCCGCCTTCGGCGCGAAGATCCTCGGGCGGCATGACACCCCACTGCTGCGCCTGGCCCGCGAAGTGGCCTTATCCCACCACGAGAAATGGGACGGATCGGGCTATCCGAGGGGGCTTGCCGGTGAGGACATCCCCCTGGCCGGACGCATCGTCGCCATCGCCGACGTTTTCGACGCTCTGACCAGCCGGCGTCCCTACAAGGCCCCGTGGCCCGAGCAGGAGGCGGTGGCGTATCTCCGCGAGCAGTCGGGAAAACATTTCGATCCCGCGCTCGTTGCCGCCTTCCTGGACCATCTGGACGAAATTCTGGCGTTCATGAGGATGTACACCGACACCAACTGA